A section of the Kribbella sp. HUAS MG21 genome encodes:
- the gcvP gene encoding aminomethyl-transferring glycine dehydrogenase, whose translation MVELLGYDDVDALVDAAVPASIRSAEALRLPEPASEVDALTELRQLAARNTVATSMIGQGYYGTFTPSVIVRRLVENPAWYTAYTPYQPEISQGRLEALLNFQTVVSDLTGLPTANASLLDEGTAAAEAMTLAHRSNKKSKSDRFLVDADCFAQTIAVVQTRAEALGIEVVVADTTDGLPEGDFFGFLVQYPGSNGAVRDLKPLVAAAHERDTLVAVASDLLALTVLEAPGEAGADIVIGSSQRFGVPLFYGGPHAGFMSVRTGLERSLPGRLVGVSVDADGAPAYRLALQTREQHIRREKATSNICTAQVLLAVVASMYAVYHGPEGLRAIAERVHSYAGKLAASLRASGVEVVHDDFFDTVLARVPGRAADVVDAARQNGIWLRLVDADHVGISCDEKTDVATLTRVCQSFGAQYDDTLDAAALGVPRTTEYLTHPVFNTHRSETAMLRYLRKLSDKDYALDRGMIPLGSCTMKLNATTEMEPVTWPEFADLHPFAPVEDAAGYVKLIGQLERWLAEVTGYAKVSIQPNAGSQGELAGLLAIRGYHRAQGSADRDVCLIPASAHGTNAASAVMAGMKVVVVKGNDDGTIDLDDLRAKAAEHADRLAAIMITYPSTHGVYEESVREVCQVVHDHGGQVYVDGANLNALLGLAKPGEFGGDVSHLNLHKTFCIPHGGGGPGVGPVAVAAHLAPYLPNHPLLDQAGPESGVGPISAAPFGSAGVLAISWAYIRMMGASGLTEATKAAVLTANYVAKRLEGAFPVLYTGENGLVAHECILDLRPMTKDTGITVDDVAKRLIDYGFHAPTMSFPVAGTLMVEPTESEDLGELDRFCDAMIAIRHEIDRVAAGEWPATDNPLVNAPHTAESVINDKWDHAYTREEAAFPRSVDRASKYWPPVRRIDGAYGDRNLICSCPSPEAFE comes from the coding sequence ATGGTCGAACTCCTCGGGTACGACGACGTCGACGCGCTCGTGGACGCCGCGGTCCCGGCCTCGATCCGCTCGGCCGAGGCGCTCCGGCTGCCCGAGCCGGCGTCCGAGGTCGACGCGCTGACCGAGCTCCGCCAGCTCGCCGCCCGCAACACCGTCGCCACCTCGATGATCGGCCAGGGGTACTACGGCACGTTCACCCCGTCGGTGATCGTTCGCCGCCTGGTCGAGAACCCGGCCTGGTACACCGCCTACACGCCGTACCAGCCGGAGATCTCCCAGGGCCGCCTCGAGGCACTGCTGAACTTCCAGACCGTCGTCTCCGACCTCACCGGCCTGCCGACCGCGAACGCATCGCTGCTCGATGAGGGCACCGCGGCCGCCGAGGCGATGACGCTGGCGCACCGGTCGAACAAGAAGAGCAAGTCGGACCGGTTCCTGGTCGACGCCGACTGCTTCGCGCAGACGATCGCCGTCGTACAGACGCGGGCGGAGGCGCTCGGCATCGAGGTCGTGGTCGCGGACACCACCGACGGCCTGCCCGAAGGCGACTTCTTCGGTTTCCTCGTGCAGTACCCGGGTTCGAACGGCGCCGTCCGCGACCTGAAGCCCCTGGTGGCGGCCGCGCACGAGCGCGACACGCTGGTGGCCGTCGCGTCCGATCTGCTCGCGCTGACGGTGCTCGAGGCGCCGGGTGAGGCCGGGGCGGACATCGTCATCGGTTCCTCGCAGCGTTTCGGCGTACCGCTGTTCTACGGCGGCCCGCACGCCGGCTTCATGTCGGTCCGGACCGGCCTCGAGCGGTCGTTGCCCGGTCGCCTCGTCGGCGTGTCCGTCGACGCCGACGGCGCCCCGGCGTACCGGCTGGCGCTGCAGACCCGTGAGCAGCACATCCGTCGCGAGAAGGCGACCTCCAACATCTGTACGGCGCAGGTCCTGCTCGCCGTGGTCGCGTCGATGTACGCCGTCTACCACGGGCCGGAGGGGCTGCGCGCGATCGCCGAGCGCGTGCACTCGTACGCCGGGAAGCTCGCCGCCTCGCTGCGCGCGAGCGGTGTCGAGGTCGTCCACGACGACTTCTTCGATACCGTGCTCGCCCGGGTCCCGGGCCGTGCCGCCGACGTCGTGGACGCGGCCCGGCAGAACGGGATCTGGCTGCGGCTCGTCGACGCGGACCACGTCGGCATCTCCTGCGACGAGAAGACCGACGTCGCGACGCTGACCCGGGTCTGCCAGTCGTTCGGCGCGCAGTACGACGACACGCTGGACGCCGCGGCGCTGGGCGTGCCGCGGACGACGGAGTACCTGACGCACCCGGTGTTCAACACGCACCGGTCCGAGACGGCGATGCTGCGCTACCTGCGCAAGCTGTCCGACAAGGACTACGCGCTGGACCGCGGGATGATCCCGCTCGGGTCCTGCACGATGAAGCTGAACGCGACGACCGAGATGGAGCCGGTCACCTGGCCGGAGTTCGCGGACCTGCACCCGTTCGCGCCGGTCGAGGACGCGGCCGGGTACGTGAAGCTGATCGGTCAGCTGGAGCGCTGGCTGGCCGAGGTGACCGGGTACGCGAAGGTCTCGATCCAGCCGAACGCCGGCTCCCAGGGTGAGCTGGCCGGCCTGCTCGCGATCCGCGGGTACCACCGGGCGCAGGGCTCGGCGGACCGCGACGTCTGCCTGATCCCGGCGTCCGCGCACGGCACCAACGCGGCCTCCGCGGTGATGGCCGGTATGAAGGTGGTCGTTGTCAAGGGCAACGACGACGGCACGATCGACCTGGACGATCTGCGCGCGAAGGCGGCCGAGCACGCCGATCGGCTGGCCGCGATCATGATCACGTACCCGTCGACGCACGGCGTGTACGAGGAGAGCGTCCGCGAGGTCTGCCAGGTCGTCCACGACCACGGCGGCCAGGTGTACGTCGACGGCGCGAACCTGAACGCCCTGCTCGGGCTCGCGAAGCCGGGTGAGTTCGGCGGCGACGTCAGCCACCTGAACCTGCACAAGACGTTCTGCATCCCGCACGGTGGCGGCGGTCCGGGTGTCGGTCCGGTGGCGGTGGCCGCGCACCTGGCGCCGTACCTGCCGAACCACCCGCTGCTCGACCAGGCCGGCCCGGAGTCGGGCGTCGGCCCGATCAGCGCGGCGCCGTTCGGGTCCGCGGGCGTGCTGGCGATCTCGTGGGCGTACATCCGGATGATGGGCGCGTCCGGTCTCACCGAGGCGACCAAGGCCGCCGTACTGACCGCGAACTACGTGGCGAAGCGGCTCGAGGGCGCGTTCCCGGTGCTGTACACCGGCGAGAACGGGCTGGTCGCGCACGAGTGCATCCTGGACCTGCGGCCGATGACGAAGGACACCGGCATCACCGTCGACGACGTCGCGAAGCGGCTGATCGACTACGGCTTCCACGCGCCGACGATGTCGTTCCCGGTCGCGGGCACGCTGATGGTCGAGCCGACCGAGTCCGAGGACCTGGGCGAACTGGACCGCTTCTGCGACGCGATGATCGCCATCCGCCACGAGATCGACCGGGTCGCCGCAGGGGAGTGGCCGGCCACCGACAACCCGCTGGTCAACGCCCCGCACACCGCCGAGTCCGTCATCAACGACAAGTGGGACCACGCCTACACCCGCGAGGAGGCCGCCTTCCCCCGCTCGGTGGACCGCGCCTCCAAGTACTGGCCCCCCGTCCGCCGCATCGACGGCGCCTACGGCGACCGCAACCTGATCTGCTCCTGCCCGTCCCCAGAAGCCTTCGAGTAG
- a CDS encoding pyridoxal-dependent decarboxylase — MTTQPATATATTAAAASARAPFAARWPLASTVSDRERGPLPHGSPGAVLRRAAEVLGEPRVPATGVGESAALDLVAGLLDDHGIDLSHPHAAAHLQPPVLQVAVDADALASASNASMDTYDSGPATLAIEQWVVRALASLAGFGPQADGVLTPGGSISNLLAVLIARDGAAAAAGIDVRRDGLRGLEQPVVFCSELAHFSVQRACAAVGLGEQAVVTIPSDENFRMRTDVLADELAKPGRTPVAVIATAGTTDFGSVDPIAPVAELARQYGAWVHVDAAYGFGALFSDRLAPLVAELSLADSVTLDLHKIGWQPAATSVLLVADRTRFAAFDRSVDYLNPADDIDSGLDGLLGRSLQTTRRPDAVKVATTLTAYGRSGLGTMLDTCHELAHAAAARVVADSNLELLAPVTLTTVLFRVAGQGLEGAAVDALQGEVRRRLLTSGRVLIGRTKLPARGGSSPRPAVVALKLTLLNPNATATDIEDLLDQVVATGLDVLTGEGAA, encoded by the coding sequence GTGACCACTCAGCCCGCCACTGCCACCGCCACCACCGCCGCCGCAGCCTCCGCCCGTGCGCCGTTCGCCGCGCGGTGGCCGTTGGCCTCGACGGTGTCGGATCGTGAGCGTGGGCCGTTGCCGCACGGGTCGCCGGGAGCCGTACTGCGGCGCGCCGCCGAGGTGCTGGGGGAGCCGCGGGTGCCGGCGACGGGTGTGGGGGAGTCGGCCGCGCTCGACCTGGTCGCGGGGCTGCTCGACGACCACGGGATCGACCTGAGTCACCCGCACGCGGCGGCGCACCTGCAGCCGCCGGTGCTCCAGGTCGCGGTCGACGCAGACGCCCTGGCGTCCGCGAGCAACGCGTCGATGGACACTTACGACTCCGGCCCCGCGACGCTGGCGATCGAGCAGTGGGTGGTGCGCGCGCTGGCCTCGCTGGCCGGCTTCGGCCCGCAGGCGGACGGCGTGCTGACACCCGGCGGCTCGATCTCGAACCTGCTGGCGGTGCTGATCGCCCGGGACGGCGCCGCCGCGGCTGCCGGTATCGACGTACGGCGGGACGGTCTGCGGGGACTCGAACAGCCGGTCGTGTTCTGCTCCGAGCTCGCGCACTTCTCGGTGCAGCGCGCCTGCGCCGCCGTCGGCCTCGGCGAGCAGGCCGTGGTCACGATCCCGTCCGACGAGAACTTCCGGATGCGTACCGACGTCCTCGCCGACGAACTCGCCAAGCCCGGCCGGACGCCGGTCGCGGTGATCGCCACGGCGGGTACGACGGACTTCGGATCGGTCGACCCGATCGCGCCGGTCGCGGAGCTGGCCCGGCAGTACGGCGCCTGGGTGCACGTGGACGCGGCGTACGGCTTCGGGGCGCTGTTCTCCGACCGGCTGGCGCCGCTGGTCGCGGAGCTGTCGCTGGCGGACTCGGTGACGCTGGACCTGCACAAGATCGGCTGGCAGCCGGCCGCGACCAGCGTGCTGCTGGTGGCGGATCGTACCCGGTTCGCCGCGTTCGACCGCTCCGTGGACTACCTGAACCCGGCCGACGACATCGACTCCGGACTGGACGGTCTGCTCGGCCGCAGCCTGCAGACCACCCGCCGCCCGGACGCGGTCAAGGTTGCCACCACGCTGACGGCATACGGACGATCCGGGCTGGGAACGATGCTCGACACCTGCCACGAGCTCGCGCACGCCGCCGCGGCCCGGGTCGTTGCCGACAGCAACCTCGAGTTGCTGGCGCCGGTGACCCTGACCACGGTGTTGTTCCGGGTCGCCGGGCAGGGACTGGAGGGAGCCGCTGTGGACGCTCTCCAGGGCGAGGTCCGGCGCCGGTTGCTGACCTCCGGGCGGGTGCTGATCGGCCGGACCAAGCTACCGGCCCGCGGCGGCAGTTCACCCAGGCCGGCGGTGGTGGCGTTGAAGTTGACGCTGCTGAACCCGAACGCGACCGCGACGGACATCGAGGACCTGCTCGACCAGGTCGTGGCCACCGGCCTCGACGTCCTGACCGGCGAAGGAGCAGCGTGA
- a CDS encoding bifunctional nuclease family protein, which translates to MREVDVVGVRVEMPSSQPIVLLREVGGERYLPIWIGAAEASAIAFAQQGMEPPRPLTHDLFAETIRVLGHTLSQVRIVNLTDGVFEAILVFDDKTEISARPSDSIAIALRTGTPVFCAEEILAEAGIPVPESETDDADEVQEEEEVERFREFLDQVTPEDFDKS; encoded by the coding sequence GTGCGCGAAGTCGACGTGGTCGGAGTCCGGGTGGAGATGCCCTCGAGTCAGCCGATCGTGCTGCTCCGGGAGGTCGGAGGTGAGCGGTACCTGCCGATCTGGATCGGTGCGGCCGAGGCGAGTGCGATCGCTTTCGCCCAGCAGGGCATGGAGCCGCCCCGGCCGCTGACCCACGACCTGTTCGCCGAGACCATCCGGGTGCTCGGGCACACGCTCAGCCAGGTCCGGATCGTGAACCTGACCGACGGCGTGTTCGAGGCGATCCTGGTGTTCGACGACAAGACCGAGATCTCGGCGCGGCCGTCGGACTCGATCGCGATCGCGCTGCGCACCGGGACACCGGTGTTCTGCGCGGAGGAGATCCTCGCCGAGGCCGGGATCCCGGTCCCGGAGAGCGAGACCGACGACGCCGACGAGGTGCAGGAGGAAGAGGAGGTCGAGCGGTTCCGGGAGTTCCTGGACCAGGTGACCCCGGAGGACTTCGACAAGAGCTGA
- a CDS encoding serine hydrolase domain-containing protein — protein MSSVRPDTAAALFAELAGAQGETRLPSVCAGVVRDGELVWSGVRGRFATADGALPGTDVQYRVGSITKTLTAILVLQCRDDGLLALNDAVGKHLPGIAFGDRTIRQLLAHSGGMNAEPEGPWWERNPGVTFDELTAAMSDAQAVGPADRRHHYSNLGYGLLGEIVARLRGEPWLDLVRARILGPLEMRRTSCFPEGSAAQGFSVHPFSGQLDPEPAYDSGAMAPAGQLWSTIEDLARYAMFWIDPVPEVLSRESVEEMATPAAADPREGLNASYGLGLRLIADDPHLLIGHTGSMPGFLAGLFVDRVRRVGAVTLGNATYGRVASLAPDLVRILMEREPPIAQEWVPEPPLTQGVELLGHWYWGNTPLTITASAGILQLTGGLTSRLSPLGPDLYQGRDGYLAGEKLHVIRDGDTITHLNIATFILTRTPYGR, from the coding sequence GTGAGTTCCGTGCGTCCTGATACTGCTGCTGCGCTGTTCGCCGAGTTGGCGGGGGCGCAGGGGGAGACTCGGTTGCCTTCGGTGTGTGCGGGGGTGGTCCGGGACGGGGAGCTCGTGTGGAGCGGGGTGCGGGGGCGGTTCGCGACGGCTGACGGGGCGCTGCCGGGGACTGACGTGCAGTATCGGGTCGGGTCGATCACCAAGACGTTGACGGCGATCCTGGTGCTGCAGTGCCGGGACGACGGGTTGCTGGCGTTGAACGATGCTGTGGGCAAGCATCTGCCGGGGATCGCGTTCGGGGACCGGACGATCCGGCAGTTGCTCGCGCACAGCGGCGGGATGAACGCCGAACCCGAAGGCCCCTGGTGGGAGCGGAACCCGGGTGTCACGTTCGACGAGCTGACCGCGGCGATGAGCGACGCGCAGGCCGTCGGGCCCGCGGACAGGCGGCACCACTACTCGAACCTCGGGTACGGCCTGCTCGGTGAGATCGTCGCCCGGTTGCGCGGCGAGCCGTGGCTGGACCTCGTGCGGGCGCGCATCCTCGGCCCGTTGGAGATGCGGCGTACGTCGTGCTTCCCGGAAGGCTCGGCCGCGCAAGGGTTCTCGGTGCACCCGTTCAGCGGGCAGCTGGACCCGGAGCCGGCGTACGACTCGGGCGCGATGGCGCCGGCGGGGCAGTTGTGGAGCACGATCGAGGACCTGGCGCGGTACGCGATGTTCTGGATCGATCCGGTGCCGGAGGTGTTGAGCCGGGAGTCGGTCGAGGAGATGGCGACACCGGCCGCGGCGGACCCGCGTGAGGGATTGAACGCGTCGTACGGCCTCGGCCTGCGGCTGATCGCGGACGACCCGCACCTGCTGATCGGCCACACCGGTTCGATGCCGGGCTTCCTCGCCGGCCTGTTCGTCGACCGCGTCCGTCGCGTCGGAGCCGTGACGTTGGGCAATGCGACGTACGGCCGGGTCGCCTCACTGGCACCGGACCTGGTCCGCATCCTGATGGAACGCGAGCCGCCGATCGCCCAGGAGTGGGTCCCGGAGCCGCCGCTCACCCAGGGCGTCGAGCTGCTCGGTCACTGGTACTGGGGCAACACCCCGCTCACCATCACCGCGTCCGCCGGGATCCTCCAACTCACCGGCGGCCTCACCAGCCGCCTGTCCCCGCTAGGCCCCGACCTCTACCAGGGCCGAGACGGCTACCTAGCGGGCGAAAAACTCCACGTCATCCGCGACGGCGACACCATCACCCACCTCAACATCGCCACCTTCATCCTCACGAGAACGCCGTACGGCCGCTGA
- a CDS encoding dihydrodipicolinate synthase family protein produces MRPLTADSLRGVWATLLLPLNADDSIDWARLQAQADTLSATSVHGLYAHGTAGEFQTLTEDEFDRVNEVLAATGKPFQIGASHPSAQVQLSRVERAANLAPGAIQVIAPDWLPLNPSELLAFLRRVAEAAGEVPLVLYNPPHAKTAVTPRHLYELARAVPSLIGLKTAGGDKAWFDEATRSGLAIFVPGHFLASMSSLGAHGSYSNVAALSPNGAVAYAADLDVERRIAEFFAAHVVPMQKAGLSNPALDKFLAAVGDWADVGTRVRWPMQSATAEQVAAARPAARGLLPELFPDSW; encoded by the coding sequence GTGCGCCCACTCACTGCCGACTCGCTCCGTGGTGTGTGGGCGACGCTTTTGCTGCCGCTGAACGCCGACGACTCGATCGACTGGGCGCGGCTGCAGGCACAGGCCGACACGCTCAGCGCCACCTCCGTCCACGGGCTGTACGCGCACGGCACGGCCGGGGAGTTCCAGACGCTGACCGAGGACGAGTTCGACCGGGTCAACGAAGTACTCGCCGCGACCGGGAAACCGTTCCAGATCGGTGCCAGTCATCCGTCGGCCCAGGTACAGCTGTCCCGTGTCGAGCGGGCGGCGAACCTCGCGCCCGGCGCGATCCAGGTGATCGCCCCGGACTGGTTGCCATTGAATCCGTCCGAGCTGCTGGCGTTCCTCCGGCGGGTGGCTGAGGCAGCCGGCGAGGTACCGCTCGTGTTGTACAACCCGCCACATGCGAAGACGGCTGTCACGCCGCGGCACTTGTACGAGCTGGCGCGAGCCGTGCCGAGCCTGATCGGGCTGAAGACCGCCGGCGGTGACAAGGCGTGGTTCGACGAGGCCACGCGGTCGGGGCTGGCGATCTTCGTGCCGGGACACTTCCTGGCGAGTATGTCGTCACTCGGCGCGCACGGCAGCTACTCGAACGTGGCGGCGCTCTCGCCGAACGGTGCCGTCGCGTACGCCGCCGACCTGGACGTCGAGCGCCGGATCGCCGAGTTCTTCGCCGCGCATGTCGTACCGATGCAGAAGGCCGGCCTGTCGAATCCGGCGCTGGACAAGTTCCTCGCCGCGGTGGGGGACTGGGCCGACGTCGGCACCCGGGTGCGGTGGCCGATGCAGTCGGCGACCGCGGAGCAGGTGGCGGCGGCGCGGCCGGCCGCCCGGGGGCTGCTGCCCGAACTGTTCCCGGATTCCTGGTAG
- a CDS encoding FHA domain-containing protein has translation MPFCNQCGHENSEGSRFCSQCGAMLPGADRPAATPAAPPGRTQQTPGVTDTAMLTPIGAEPEPEQTGEPLTADDEAAVGALPAGSALLIVQRGPNAGSRFLLDVDVVTAGRHPDSDIFLDDVTVSRRHAEFRRDAYGVKVRDVGSLNGTYVNRDRIDEVQLNNGDEVQIGKYRLVYYASGQA, from the coding sequence ATGCCGTTCTGCAACCAGTGCGGGCACGAGAACTCCGAGGGCAGCAGGTTCTGCTCGCAGTGCGGAGCGATGCTGCCTGGCGCGGACCGCCCGGCGGCCACTCCGGCGGCACCGCCCGGACGGACGCAGCAGACGCCCGGTGTCACCGACACCGCGATGCTGACGCCGATCGGCGCCGAGCCGGAACCGGAGCAGACCGGTGAGCCGCTGACCGCCGACGACGAGGCCGCCGTCGGCGCGCTGCCGGCCGGGTCCGCCCTGCTGATCGTCCAACGCGGGCCGAACGCGGGCAGCCGGTTCCTGCTCGACGTCGACGTGGTGACCGCCGGCCGGCACCCGGACAGCGACATCTTCCTCGACGACGTGACGGTGTCGCGCCGGCACGCGGAGTTCCGCCGGGACGCGTACGGCGTGAAGGTGCGCGACGTCGGCAGCCTGAACGGGACGTACGTGAACCGCGACCGGATCGACGAGGTCCAGCTGAACAACGGCGACGAGGTCCAGATCGGCAAGTACCGGCTGGTGTACTACGCCAGTGGCCAAGCCTGA
- a CDS encoding type II toxin-antitoxin system RelE/ParE family toxin gives MAMHEWDVYIVNEVRAWIDGLDDATYRRVVQAIDALAEAGPGLGRPLVDTITGSRLPNLKELRPGTVRILFAFDPWRSSILLVAGDKAGQWRSWYDEAIPLAEYRYELYVKERQAEEEGDR, from the coding sequence ATGGCGATGCACGAGTGGGACGTCTACATCGTCAACGAGGTGCGCGCGTGGATCGACGGCCTGGATGACGCCACGTATCGGCGGGTCGTGCAGGCGATCGACGCGCTGGCCGAGGCTGGGCCAGGACTCGGGCGACCGCTTGTTGACACGATCACCGGATCCCGGTTGCCGAATCTCAAGGAGCTGCGGCCGGGAACGGTGCGGATCTTGTTCGCGTTCGACCCGTGGCGATCTAGCATCCTCCTCGTCGCTGGAGACAAGGCAGGGCAATGGAGGTCTTGGTACGACGAAGCCATCCCGCTTGCGGAGTACCGGTACGAGCTCTACGTGAAGGAACGCCAGGCCGAAGAGGAGGGTGATCGATGA
- a CDS encoding MerR family transcriptional regulator encodes MPEDVGFRGPTACAAAGITYRQLDYWARTGLVSPSVRPATGSGTQRLYGFRDVLLLKVIKRLLDAGISLQQIRTAIAHLSKRGFDDLTQITLMSDGASVYMCTSPDEVIDLLAGGQGVFGIALGGVWREVEGSLSELPTERADGHGEDESEPHASDELAARRRARMTG; translated from the coding sequence ATGCCGGAGGACGTCGGGTTCCGCGGTCCGACGGCCTGCGCCGCGGCCGGGATCACCTACCGGCAGCTCGACTACTGGGCCCGCACCGGTCTGGTCTCCCCGTCGGTCCGGCCGGCGACCGGCTCCGGGACGCAGCGGTTGTACGGTTTCCGTGACGTCCTGTTGCTGAAAGTGATCAAGCGGCTGCTGGACGCCGGGATCTCACTGCAGCAGATCCGGACCGCGATCGCGCACCTGAGCAAGCGCGGCTTCGACGACCTGACCCAGATCACGCTGATGAGCGACGGCGCGTCGGTGTACATGTGCACCTCGCCGGACGAGGTCATCGATCTGCTGGCCGGCGGCCAGGGCGTGTTCGGGATCGCGCTCGGCGGCGTCTGGCGTGAGGTCGAGGGTTCGCTGTCCGAGCTGCCCACCGAGCGCGCCGACGGCCACGGCGAGGACGAGTCCGAGCCGCACGCCAGCGACGAGCTCGCGGCGCGCCGCCGCGCGCGGATGACCGGCTGA
- a CDS encoding MerR family transcriptional regulator, with protein MAKPDPSAEGPAGGRGIGEVLQLLQAEFADVTISKIRFLEAEGLVTPARTASGYRKFSAADVERLRYVLTAQRDQYLPLKVIKEHLGAIDRGLRPAAAGPPVAPSSLPQTPGQPVAEDFGAAGTELRLTRDELRTAAGVPAELLDELESHGLVVASGNHYGGDAIVIAQVAAELAAYGIEPRHLRAFRTAADREVGLIEQVTGPRRTEQTAELAALTVRLHTALVRSRLPR; from the coding sequence GTGGCCAAGCCTGATCCGAGCGCCGAGGGGCCGGCCGGCGGCCGCGGCATCGGAGAGGTGCTGCAGCTCCTGCAGGCCGAGTTCGCCGACGTCACGATCTCGAAGATCCGCTTCCTGGAGGCCGAGGGGCTGGTGACCCCGGCCCGGACGGCGTCCGGGTACCGCAAGTTCAGCGCGGCCGACGTCGAGCGGCTGCGCTACGTGCTGACCGCGCAACGCGACCAGTACCTGCCGCTGAAGGTGATCAAGGAACATCTCGGTGCGATCGACCGCGGGCTGCGGCCTGCCGCCGCGGGCCCGCCGGTCGCGCCCAGTTCGTTGCCGCAGACCCCGGGCCAGCCGGTCGCCGAAGACTTCGGTGCCGCGGGCACCGAGCTGCGGCTGACCCGGGACGAGCTGCGGACCGCTGCCGGCGTACCGGCCGAGCTGCTCGACGAGCTGGAGAGCCACGGCCTGGTGGTGGCCAGCGGCAACCACTACGGCGGCGACGCGATCGTGATCGCGCAGGTTGCGGCCGAGTTGGCGGCGTACGGGATCGAGCCGCGGCATCTCCGGGCGTTCCGTACGGCGGCCGACCGGGAAGTTGGCCTGATCGAGCAGGTGACCGGCCCGCGCCGCACCGAGCAGACCGCGGAGCTGGCCGCGCTGACCGTCCGCCTGCACACCGCGCTGGTCCGCTCCCGGCTGCCACGCTGA
- a CDS encoding helix-turn-helix transcriptional regulator: protein MSGYVNWRDIRDQAVERAGGEQAVAAGKEELLAEVQGHRLAEIRRSRGLTQAQVAERMGVTKGRVSQIEQGKISGQEVLLRYASALGGRLHQAIYFDDGDIAAIA, encoded by the coding sequence ATGAGCGGCTACGTGAACTGGAGGGACATCCGCGATCAGGCGGTCGAGCGTGCCGGCGGCGAGCAGGCCGTCGCCGCCGGCAAGGAGGAGCTTCTCGCGGAGGTTCAAGGGCACCGCTTGGCGGAGATCCGGCGCTCGCGTGGTCTGACGCAGGCGCAGGTCGCCGAACGGATGGGCGTCACCAAGGGCCGGGTCTCCCAGATCGAGCAAGGCAAGATCTCCGGCCAAGAGGTGTTGCTCCGCTACGCATCCGCCCTTGGCGGCCGCCTGCATCAGGCGATCTACTTCGACGACGGCGACATCGCCGCGATCGCCTGA
- the gcvH gene encoding glycine cleavage system protein GcvH, whose protein sequence is MYPEDLKYTAEHEWVKAGEDGPVRVGITDFAQDQLGDIVYVQLPDVGSAVRAGDACGELESTKSVSDLFAPVSGTVTAVNEALADQPELINTDPYGEGWLIDIDVEDTAEVAALMDADAYQGQLDQN, encoded by the coding sequence GTGTACCCCGAAGACCTGAAGTACACGGCCGAGCACGAGTGGGTGAAAGCCGGCGAGGACGGACCGGTGCGGGTCGGCATCACCGACTTCGCGCAGGACCAGCTCGGTGACATCGTGTACGTGCAGCTGCCCGACGTCGGCAGCGCGGTGCGGGCCGGCGACGCCTGCGGGGAGCTGGAGTCGACGAAGAGCGTGAGCGACCTGTTCGCCCCGGTGAGCGGCACCGTGACCGCCGTCAACGAGGCGCTCGCGGACCAGCCGGAGCTGATCAACACCGACCCGTACGGCGAGGGCTGGCTGATCGACATCGACGTCGAGGACACCGCCGAGGTGGCCGCGCTGATGGACGCCGACGCCTACCAGGGCCAGCTCGACCAGAACTGA